In the genome of Candidatus Neomarinimicrobiota bacterium, one region contains:
- a CDS encoding type II toxin-antitoxin system HicA family toxin, with protein sequence MTKVPELPFTSVIKALQRNGWTIVRQKGSHIRLQKRAGHELLKLTVPAHRPIKRSTLSHIIKQARLSVDEFRDLV encoded by the coding sequence GTGACCAAGGTACCCGAGTTACCCTTCACGAGCGTCATAAAGGCCCTCCAGCGTAACGGCTGGACGATTGTCCGGCAAAAAGGCAGCCATATCCGTCTTCAGAAGCGAGCGGGCCATGAGCTCCTCAAGCTGACGGTACCCGCGCACCGTCCCATCAAGCGGTCCACTTTGAGTCACATCATCAAGCAGGCCCGCCTATCCGTCGACGAATTCCGCGACCTGGTCTGA
- a CDS encoding type II toxin-antitoxin system HicB family antitoxin: MKIKVVLEPSEDGGYTAYVPSLPGCISEGDTREEALNNIQEAIELYLEPVEDDQVLADDAEAVELTL, translated from the coding sequence ATGAAGATCAAGGTCGTTCTGGAGCCGAGCGAAGACGGGGGTTACACCGCCTACGTGCCCTCCCTGCCTGGATGTATCAGCGAGGGAGACACGCGAGAAGAGGCCCTGAACAATATTCAGGAGGCCATCGAGCTCTATCTTGAGCCGGTGGAAGATGACCAGGTTCTGGCGGATGATGCAGAAGCCGTTGAACTCACCTTGTGA